In one window of Leptospira sp. WS92.C1 DNA:
- a CDS encoding ExbD/TolR family protein — MIQLKKKRALEEISASSMSDIAFLLLVFFMVTAVFFVKEGLNIQLPKKNSNPTLVLRENIYEILIAGEVVKMKNKSIGTKDYRNLIDFREQLNLMDIPDIENKVALIKTTGETKYGNMLDALSAVQIRGFKQISVKRLK; from the coding sequence ATGATCCAATTAAAAAAGAAACGCGCATTGGAAGAAATATCCGCGTCATCGATGTCGGATATCGCCTTTCTTCTTTTGGTGTTTTTCATGGTCACAGCCGTTTTCTTTGTAAAGGAAGGTCTGAATATTCAACTTCCAAAAAAGAATTCCAATCCAACCTTGGTTCTAAGAGAAAATATCTACGAGATCTTAATCGCAGGCGAAGTGGTTAAGATGAAAAACAAATCCATTGGAACAAAGGATTACAGAAACCTAATCGATTTTCGGGAACAACTCAACCTCATGGACATTCCCGATATCGAAAACAAAGTCGCTTTGATCAAAACGACGGGTGAAACCAAATACGGAAACATGTTGGATGCCCTTTCTGCAGTGCAGATCAGGGGCTTTAAACAGATCTCCGTAAAAAGGTTAAAATAA
- a CDS encoding TonB-dependent receptor, with protein MKNKTIKILFLFSISILINPIFGQATGKVKGKIVDSESGDPVFGTVVIVRSIKAATRTDFDGKYELNLPSGEHTVEFQMIGYATQFKKITVNSGSQVSVNVVMGAQVLDTVEVKGRGLENSESALLALQRKSGVVSDGISEESIKKSPDSSAGDVLRRVTGITLVGGKFIFVRGLGERYSNTILNDSFIPSPEPDKRIVPLDLFPAGVIKNIRVIKTASAEDSAEFSGGIVKIETKEYPDNLQLSVSLGVGKNTQVMGHKFKTFNQGDLNNQFGLVSKKQELPDMINGLPKAIPFVEGDRFGGLTTNGMKAGSISFNQEWSPKEEDSPYNKTFSVSAGNSFKSERWGRFGVLAGTTYNRSYNYREETNARFQATNPISIYAKDSNVLRPLNQNNQKIYTEEVLWGNNLNLAYEPKIGQQLYIKTLYSAQSDKTVREGDGANYIDNFNFKSTNLSYISRTIFNNTLGGDHEIRAFGARPHKLEWNFNYALAERNEPDARNQAWSQGGTDLAAGFRRLGNNPDGTRYFSNTEDTVRSQSLKYEIPFNQWDGLQSKLKFGFSNLDRFKHFEFREFAQRNFAGSDRDSSYPIPGEILYNPLTYATGGRKIFERASGNNAYDASQSLQAAFLQAEIPILAKLKTIFGVRYEDSYQKTKTYDLKNSWNGFNANYGCNTNSEEERLLLVRSNVCDVNNLGIGELRTKDKLPSANVAWEIAKDMNLRLAYSQTLTRPDLRELSPFGFSAFFQADRIFGNASLQRTYIHNYDVRWEYYLTNTDYIGIGGFYKNLSNPIELIGLPVAGSASLVYKFANAQQATIRGIELDYRKELLWWLRVEANVFFIKSRVDVLDANIYGFIASGQVDPISNYAAYAPTNLNRPLQGQSNFVSNVRIDVFTSRSKKHNIGFYYNYFSDRIALVGSDGVPDAIQKGTGTSDIVYTYKHNDRFDLRGAVRNVMNSQFKITQTDPFTGQEYVFQKYRTGLDVSFSATYKL; from the coding sequence ATGAAAAATAAAACAATTAAAATCTTATTCTTATTCTCCATCTCGATCCTGATAAATCCGATCTTCGGACAGGCGACTGGAAAAGTAAAAGGAAAAATCGTAGATTCGGAATCGGGAGATCCGGTTTTTGGAACGGTCGTCATCGTTCGATCCATCAAGGCTGCGACAAGAACGGACTTCGACGGTAAATACGAATTAAATCTGCCCTCGGGCGAACATACCGTCGAATTTCAAATGATCGGCTATGCAACACAGTTCAAAAAAATCACAGTCAATTCAGGATCACAGGTTTCGGTTAACGTGGTTATGGGAGCTCAAGTCCTCGATACAGTCGAAGTAAAAGGTAGAGGACTTGAAAATTCCGAATCCGCGTTACTAGCTTTACAAAGAAAAAGCGGCGTCGTATCGGATGGCATCAGCGAAGAATCCATCAAAAAAAGTCCGGATTCATCCGCGGGAGACGTTTTGCGAAGAGTAACCGGAATCACTCTTGTGGGCGGGAAATTCATTTTTGTAAGAGGTCTTGGCGAAAGATATTCGAACACAATTCTAAACGATTCGTTTATTCCTTCTCCCGAACCCGATAAAAGGATCGTTCCCTTGGATTTGTTTCCGGCAGGGGTAATCAAAAACATTCGTGTCATCAAAACGGCATCGGCGGAGGACTCTGCGGAATTTTCTGGCGGAATCGTAAAAATCGAAACCAAGGAATATCCCGATAACCTGCAGCTTTCCGTTTCCTTAGGTGTAGGTAAGAACACCCAAGTGATGGGGCATAAATTTAAAACATTCAATCAGGGCGACTTGAATAATCAATTCGGCCTAGTTTCGAAAAAACAAGAACTACCGGACATGATCAACGGACTTCCTAAAGCGATTCCGTTTGTAGAGGGAGATCGTTTTGGCGGGCTTACGACTAACGGGATGAAGGCGGGTTCCATAAGCTTCAACCAGGAATGGTCTCCCAAAGAAGAGGATTCGCCTTATAATAAAACCTTTAGCGTATCGGCGGGAAATTCATTTAAGTCCGAAAGATGGGGAAGATTTGGAGTTTTAGCGGGAACTACCTATAACAGAAGTTATAACTATAGAGAAGAGACAAACGCACGTTTTCAGGCGACAAACCCGATTTCAATCTATGCAAAGGATTCGAATGTTCTCCGTCCGTTAAATCAGAATAATCAAAAAATATATACGGAAGAAGTTCTCTGGGGAAACAACTTAAACCTCGCTTACGAACCGAAAATAGGACAGCAGCTTTATATCAAAACCCTCTATTCGGCGCAATCGGACAAAACCGTAAGAGAAGGTGACGGCGCAAATTATATCGACAATTTCAATTTTAAATCAACCAACCTGAGTTATATCAGCCGAACGATTTTTAACAACACGTTAGGCGGTGATCATGAGATCCGGGCTTTTGGTGCAAGACCTCATAAACTCGAATGGAATTTTAATTACGCTCTTGCAGAAAGAAACGAACCGGATGCAAGAAACCAAGCTTGGTCTCAGGGAGGAACCGATCTCGCAGCAGGATTTCGCAGATTGGGAAACAACCCTGACGGAACGAGATACTTTTCGAACACCGAAGATACCGTCAGAAGTCAGTCTTTAAAATACGAAATTCCCTTTAACCAATGGGACGGTTTACAAAGTAAATTGAAATTCGGATTCAGCAATCTTGATAGATTTAAACATTTTGAATTTAGAGAATTTGCCCAAAGAAATTTTGCAGGCAGCGATCGCGATTCCTCTTACCCGATTCCGGGTGAAATTCTATACAACCCTCTGACTTATGCAACAGGAGGTCGGAAAATATTCGAACGTGCATCCGGAAATAACGCGTATGACGCATCTCAAAGTCTGCAAGCGGCATTTTTACAAGCGGAAATCCCCATTCTCGCAAAGTTAAAAACAATTTTCGGAGTTCGATATGAGGACAGTTATCAAAAAACGAAAACATACGATTTAAAAAATAGCTGGAACGGGTTTAACGCAAACTACGGTTGTAATACGAATTCGGAAGAAGAAAGGCTACTTTTAGTAAGATCTAACGTCTGCGACGTAAACAACTTAGGAATCGGAGAACTGAGAACAAAAGACAAATTACCTTCCGCAAACGTAGCATGGGAAATTGCAAAGGATATGAATCTAAGATTGGCTTATTCGCAGACATTGACCAGACCGGACCTTCGGGAATTGTCTCCATTCGGATTTTCGGCTTTTTTTCAAGCGGATCGAATTTTCGGAAACGCAAGCCTTCAAAGAACATACATTCACAACTACGACGTTCGCTGGGAATACTATCTCACCAATACGGACTATATCGGAATCGGAGGATTTTATAAAAATCTATCAAACCCGATCGAGCTCATCGGATTACCCGTTGCGGGAAGTGCCAGCTTAGTGTATAAATTTGCAAACGCTCAACAGGCCACAATTCGCGGTATCGAATTGGATTATCGTAAGGAATTGCTCTGGTGGCTTCGAGTGGAAGCGAACGTATTTTTTATCAAATCAAGAGTGGATGTATTGGATGCAAATATCTACGGCTTTATTGCATCCGGACAAGTGGATCCAATTTCGAATTACGCAGCATACGCTCCCACAAATTTGAATCGTCCACTACAAGGGCAATCCAACTTTGTTTCCAATGTGAGAATCGACGTATTTACTTCGAGATCCAAAAAGCATAACATCGGCTTTTACTATAACTATTTTAGCGACCGAATCGCGTTAGTGGGTTCGGATGGCGTTCCCGATGCGATTCAAAAAGGAACCGGAACTTCGGATATCGTTTATACGTATAAACACAACGATCGTTTCGACCTGAGAGGCGCGGTAAGAAACGTAATGAACAGTCAATTCAAAATTACTCAAACGGATCCGTTTACCGGACAGGAATATGTATTCCAAAAATACAGAACGGGTTTGGATGTTTCCTTCTCGGCTACATATAAACTGTAA
- a CDS encoding MotA/TolQ/ExbB proton channel family protein: MKFSSIKKEFKWVATALILSGIISLSTTAILAQDKISEPNKTETTSTSASEETKNETAPAAPKAEKSWGFVDLFLLGGWTMYPLALSSIVALGIIFERIYFLGTAKLLPKGYNIDLGDVMDAKGLDAVQGFLDERKDYKITQVLAGGIDVSSGDAEIFAKGVEREAAEVITVLERGLVILAAVSTIAPLIGFLGTVSGMINAFDAIANADQVNAKVVAGGIKEALITTAAGLIVAIPAMTFHQYLTSRIDGFTSEIEEAANRIYKEFLKRNSKKV, encoded by the coding sequence ATGAAATTTTCCTCAATAAAAAAAGAATTTAAATGGGTAGCAACGGCGCTCATCCTTTCGGGAATCATTTCCCTTTCCACTACTGCAATTTTAGCTCAAGACAAGATTTCAGAACCGAACAAAACAGAAACGACGAGCACTTCTGCATCCGAAGAGACAAAGAATGAAACGGCACCAGCCGCTCCCAAAGCGGAAAAGAGTTGGGGATTTGTCGATCTTTTTCTTCTCGGCGGATGGACGATGTATCCCCTCGCTCTGTCTTCTATCGTCGCATTAGGAATTATCTTTGAAAGAATTTATTTCTTAGGAACAGCAAAACTACTTCCAAAAGGATACAATATCGACCTTGGAGACGTAATGGATGCAAAAGGTTTGGATGCAGTTCAGGGATTTCTAGACGAAAGAAAAGACTATAAGATCACTCAGGTTTTAGCGGGTGGAATCGACGTATCCTCCGGCGACGCGGAAATATTCGCAAAGGGCGTGGAAAGAGAAGCCGCCGAAGTCATTACGGTTCTGGAAAGAGGTCTCGTGATCTTAGCTGCGGTATCTACAATTGCTCCTCTGATCGGATTTTTGGGAACCGTATCCGGTATGATCAATGCATTCGACGCCATCGCGAACGCGGATCAGGTAAATGCAAAAGTGGTTGCAGGCGGGATTAAAGAAGCCTTAATCACCACCGCTGCCGGATTGATAGTCGCAATTCCAGCGATGACCTTTCATCAATATCTTACTTCCAGAATCGACGGCTTTACCTCCGAAATCGAAGAAGCAGCAAACAGAATCTATAAAGAATTCTTAAAAAGAAATTCTAAAAAAGTATAA
- a CDS encoding ExbD/TolR family protein → MGLKKKKNPPSIPVSSMADIAFLLLVFFMVTSVLDTDPDLPIALPDVPGGEQLNKKIANLYLSADKNKTVYFNQVKMPLNTAINNVRAKLTTTPDLKVLVHADKDLSYAELDNAFELLKEAGALKISLVTKTTQGGGL, encoded by the coding sequence ATGGGCTTAAAAAAGAAAAAAAATCCACCCTCAATTCCAGTCAGCTCGATGGCCGACATCGCCTTTTTACTTTTGGTTTTTTTTATGGTCACTTCCGTCCTGGATACCGATCCGGATCTACCGATCGCGTTGCCGGACGTGCCCGGCGGAGAACAATTAAATAAGAAAATTGCGAATCTATATCTAAGCGCAGACAAAAATAAAACGGTTTATTTCAACCAGGTAAAAATGCCTTTAAACACGGCGATCAATAACGTCAGAGCCAAGTTAACCACAACTCCTGACTTAAAAGTTTTAGTTCATGCGGATAAGGATTTATCATACGCGGAATTGGACAATGCTTTCGAGCTATTAAAGGAAGCGGGCGCGTTAAAAATATCCCTTGTAACAAAGACAACCCAGGGTGGAGGTCTTTGA